From Alloacidobacterium dinghuense:
AAGAAAACCTTCATCACAGGACGCGACATGCGCCGCTTACAGGGGCACACTGCGATCGTTACAGGAGCAGGCTCAGGCATAGGGCAGGGCATCGCGAAACGCTTTGCCGCAGAAGGCGCGAACATCGTAATCAACTACATTGCTCCCCTTGAGGGCGCGCAGAGCACATTGCATATGGTCGAGGCTGCTGGCTCTCAAGGCCTTATCGTGAAGGCCGATGTGTCGAAGCCGAACGAAATCGAGCGGCTGATCAACCAGGCATGGGCAGGATTCGGCTCAGTCAACATCCTCATCAACAATGCTGGCATCGGATTCGAGCCAGCATTTCTGGAAGCGAAAGAAGAAGATTTCTACCGCGTCATCGACGTAAACCTCAAAGCGCCCTTCTTCGTCACCCAGGCGTTCGCTCGCAAGCTGTCTGCCGAGAAAAAGCCTGGTCGCGTCGTCAATATCAGTTCCATCCATGAAGACATCGTCCTCCCCGGCCACACTTCGTACTGTGCCAGCAAAGGCGGCCTGCGCATGTTGATGCGCAATCTGGCCGTTGAACTGGCCGCGCTCGGAATCACCGTCAATAACATTGCTCCTGGAGCAATCGACACGCCGATGAGCAGGCCGCTTCTCGAAAACAAACCAAGACGCGATACTCTGCTCACGCAACTTCCCCTCAATCGCATCGGCACTACGGAGGACGTAGCCGCTCTTGCACTGTTCCTCGCTTCCGACGAAGCAAGCTACGTCACCGGAGCCACCTACTATATAGATGGCGGCCTCTCGGCCTACTACAACGAATAAATACGGGGAAGAAACCAACGATGCACCCATTCAGAGTGTGGGCGCCAAAAGCGAAAACTGTCGGCGTCAAGATCGGGAACACGGTTCACAACATGGAGAAGGCCGCTGGCGGATGGTGGCAAGCTGACGTCGGTGGCGCAAGCGCAGGAACCGAC
This genomic window contains:
- a CDS encoding SDR family NAD(P)-dependent oxidoreductase; protein product: MRRLQGHTAIVTGAGSGIGQGIAKRFAAEGANIVINYIAPLEGAQSTLHMVEAAGSQGLIVKADVSKPNEIERLINQAWAGFGSVNILINNAGIGFEPAFLEAKEEDFYRVIDVNLKAPFFVTQAFARKLSAEKKPGRVVNISSIHEDIVLPGHTSYCASKGGLRMLMRNLAVELAALGITVNNIAPGAIDTPMSRPLLENKPRRDTLLTQLPLNRIGTTEDVAALALFLASDEASYVTGATYYIDGGLSAYYNE